The following are encoded together in the Peromyscus leucopus breed LL Stock chromosome 1, UCI_PerLeu_2.1, whole genome shotgun sequence genome:
- the Mki67 gene encoding proliferation marker protein Ki-67 isoform X2: MASSARLVTIKRSGDDGAHFPLSLSSCLFGRSIECDIRIQLPVVSKKHCKIEVNGQEAILYNFSSTNPTQVNGATIDEPVQLKHGDIITIIDRSFRYENGNHEDGSSSTGFPGKSPGQEPARRASRTSFSVDPDGKGQDAKPSKTTAPRRSLVQAKRLPGDISVSDGSKDSVTQDLSNNRSSGHVEQHSGRSIGEPTSGGLFKKSGATGSSYRELKSSPAQSLSNSKKNDSPFEKLYQSMKEELDIKSQKQSRRKSEPQPECTAGKDTWETKLLVSCKSRPKSSGSTPGTAASSPKGDKIGAVTPNNGVRPVETSAEAPSSSFPLSETAKMKTPVRNSQLLKNEDLHVTGRRESVNLGESEGAKAGHRIVTPRKLGTRNQTSVKVEDAASPADTPENLSSKKRRNIPAKVEGLSAETQNRFSSTQHLAPSEKRTPKESFSKPEKLATAAEQICSGLPGLSSVDISNFGDSINKSEGMSVKRRRVSFGGHLRPELFDENLPPNTPLKRGETPTRRKSLATHTPAVLKKIIKERPQSPGKQESPGISPPKAIDQRRRSGRSSPASSDSKSLHQTDTPKKAGRKSGNLPAKRASISRSQHDILQMICSKRRSGASEANLIVAKSWADVVKLGTKQTQTKVVKHVPQKQTSKRPRRPNTPKKPTSNLHNQFSTGHANSPCTIVIGRAQIEKVSVPARPYKMLNNLMLNRKMDFSEDLSGLTEMFKTPVKEKQQQMNDVGSILSNSENLPEKQFQVTNSGDKPLPITSEILGENVLSSTQNAAKEPSDKYSASPILRRRSIKSENTVQTPRNIPNITHLEKKTPGSVTEPLKTVSSASKLRRSRELRHTLVESMHENTEADFAEGIKGRHLRKTSLQGQEVDRQVQDSKNSSQRLKENVELKEDPEKTSAMKSSAREQKPTKDIIGSQMITQTAACAEELLNQEKETTGEPEESMHMQNTPIYDDQRAKKQKVELVCAAKVKRWSRTPDKKTQPLEGPASLKEPFETPNYRDKPIGDDKTKVLCKSPQPTTEKTKTSTKTRPSTSGKKVDMKEEQSTLKTFVHMSGGTRHTSKFPELEHGTIKALKEPENQMLGVTVSSTKRPVGKAKEKAQSLEDLAGFQELFLSPVPGDKITKMPNKSPFPELVRNLASKRRLSKTGLDKVDMREEPSTLGKRTKSPGRATRTPTAPVLEESDSTAFMETPKQKLDFTENSGSKRRSRTPKIRTQPLEDLDGFQELFQTPVGASDPMTVGETTQVSLESLPSEPVRTPASKRRLSKTGLDKVDVREEPSTLGKRTKSPGRAARTPIAPVLEESDSTALMETPKQKLDFTENSGSKRRSRTPKIRTQPLEDLDGFQELFQTPVGASDPVTVGETTQVSLESLPSEPVRTPASKRRLSKTGLDKVDMREEPSTLGKRTKSPGRAARTPIAPVLEESDTTAFMETPKQKLDFTENSGSKRRSRTSKIRTQPLEDLDGFQEVFQTPVGSSDPVTVGETTQVSLESLPSEPVRTPASKRRLSKTGLDKVDVREEPSTLGKRTKSPGRAARTPTAPVQQEKGIKAMMETSNQKLEPVGHLTGPKKQLRTPKEEGQSLDDLTDCQELFQTPDHGNGLLVVGKTKKMSFNSPQPEAIITLKSIKRQSRASIGKMEVKEELSKSEKHPQIEKAIDTLQVPNDNTIIRTSKQSTKRKLDPAASVPSSKRLRRASKDKTPCLEDLSGFQQLFQTPGHTKDSLPVGETLKMPSKSPHSGPVRSQTSRKSVAKISLRKMDVTELAALWKQSPGKAPTAPVQQDPGIQAIMKKTPKDRPETAADVTGLTGQRRAPKEKALPLEGLSGFQELFQTPGHSTDPLIDNKRTSVPLKSPQPGLVRTPQTSKRLAKISLGKVGVREEISSLNVPGRATGEIVHVPRLAEDDGRGNKDLKESRTQTLGPSVSVTGSKKQREARKERSQFPEDLVGLQELFQTPASHKDSMTVRETIKMSLESSKPEHIRTPASTKRLSKTGLDKVDVREEPSTLGKRTKSPGRAARTPTAPVLEESDSTALMETPKQKLDFTENSGSKRRSRTPKIRTQPLEDLDGFQELFQTPVGTSDPVTVGETTQVSLECPQPEPVRTPASKRRLSKTGLDKVDVRDEPSTLGKRTKSPGRAARTPTAPVLEESDTTALMETPKQKLDFTENSGSKRRSRTPKIRTQPLEDLDGFQELFQTPVGASDPVTVGETTQVSLESLHSEPVRTPASTKRLSKTALAKMNVREKLSPLNKPRCSSQKVIHEPRLSEHDGRGAIDLKESVTQTSDPAVSVTRTKRQRGACKKRSQSPEDLFGLQELFQTPGHDKDSVAGDKLTKMPHRSPSPEPVDTSVTSQRQPRTRLMKVHVKSEQSGDRRLPQMSGEIMDISGVAEGEDKGIRTRKQSVKRKLDTAVSVPSSKRQRVAQAERAQTLEDLPSFQELYQPPSSAVDSVTVDKATKMPSKSPEPMDPTSKTQPGRRLRRVGVTKEPVAQRKTARVLRETRNTHKEPVGDRTGDKEFKESSLQKQDPAGSLTGKRSQPRTRKEKTQPLEELPSIQEETATRMSCESPQPEEKETSVASKRQLRIRLCKVSVKEEPIAQRKPPGRETRSTLKEPMSDSGNVEEPKESTKRKTDPAASVPVSKRPRRVPREKAQPLELAGPKTPVQIPGPTEESASDKRLPQMPSTALQPEQVDSLQTSPRRPRTRRGKVEVDEEPSGVRKTVPTSRQTTLSCKVREIDDKDTQASKEPVKQKLETVANVTGSRRQLRAPKGGVQPLEVLGDSKEITQISEHTEEVRPDTSKSTLQQMPVSIKPLRTCRRVLRASKEDTVETMKMSVDTRDPEESQSKSNTSLPPKRKSARDGSVSRTRGLRSVTPKQEAADEKPVPKTQRTAPSKRQVSPEPVKMKHLRIMSSKLEPVEEEISNIMKTEEKETPPDQKMPLPSRNRKKTNGKQPRLEVSASAEMVGIKKNEKIMETSQETELQSTDDGAKKSTARNKVSGKRTCLRSRGQRELPQPHAAEEKPSEKEAEILIKTQKRKGVSGDSDVRCLRSRKTGATLDTEPKPRVTRGTKKDTEVPKKDEDIVNTRKLRTRSHQNSKNM, translated from the exons GAACCAGCACGGCGAGCTTCGAGAACTAGCTTCTCTGTTGACCCTG ATGGGAAAGGTCAAGATGCCAAACCTTCGAAAACCACTGCTCCAAGAAGATCTTTGGTACAAGCCAAGAGGCTCCCTGGAGACATTTCGGTCTCAGATGGCTCAAAGGACAGTGTTACCCAAGATCTATCCAATAACCGTTCTTCAGGGCATGTAGAACAGCACAGTGGCAGAAGCATAGGAGAGCCCACATCAGGTGGTCTTTTTAAGAAGTCCGGGGCTACAGGGAGTAGTTACAGGGAACTGAAGTCTTCTCCTGCACAGAGCCTTAGCAACAgcaagaaaaatgactctcccttTGAGAAACTTTATCAGTCGATGAAGGAAGAGTTGGATATAAAATCACAGAAACAGTCTCGTAGAAAGTCAGAACCACAACCTGAATGTACAGCAGGCAAAGATACATGGGAAACAAAGTTATTGGTATCATGCAAGTCAAGACCAAAATCCAGTGGAAGCACACCTGGGACTGCAGCCTCTTCACCCAAAGGAGACAAGATCGGGGCTGTGACACCGAACAATGGTGTGCGGCCTGTTGAGACTTCCGCAGAGGCTCCGAGCTCCAGCTTTCCTCTCTCTGAGACAGCTAAGATGAAGACCCCTGTGCGAAATTCACAGCTGCTTAAGAATGAAGACTTGCATGTTACTGGCAGAAGAGAGTCTGTGAATCTGGGTGAAAGTGAAGGTGCCAAGGCAGGTCATAGGATAGTCACTCCTAGGAAGCTGGGAACTAGAAACCAAACTTCAGTGAAAGTTGAAgatgctgccagccctgctgatACACCAGAGAATCTCTCTTCCAAAAAGAGGAGGAATATTCCTGCAAAGGTAGAAGGGCTGTCTGCTGAAACACAAAACCGGTTCTCTTCAACTCAGCACCTTGCTCCAAGTGAAAAGAGAACTCCAAAGGAGTCCTTCAGCAAGCCTGAGAAATTGGCCACTGCAGCTGAGCAGATTTGCTCTGGGCTACCTGGTCTTAGTTCTGTTGATATCAGCAACTTTGGTGACTCCATTA ACAAGAGTGAGGGAATGTCTGTGAAGAGAAGACGTGTATCGTTTGGTGGTCATCTAAGACCTGAATTATTTGATGAGAACTTGCCTCCCAATACACCACTCAAAAGAGGAGAAACACCGACCAGGAGGAAGTCACTTGCCACTCACACTCCAGCTGTCCTGAAGAAAATCATCAAG GAACGGCCTCAGTCACCAGGGAAACAAGAGTCTCCTGGAATATCTCCACCAAAGGCAATTGATCAAAGACGCAGATCAGGCAGGAGCTCACCTGCTTCCAGTGACAGCAAATCCTTACATCAGACAGACACTCCCAAAAAAGCAGGCAGGAAGAGTGGCAACCTGCCTGCCAAGAGAGCATCCATCAGCCGAAGTCAGCATGACATTTTACAGATGATTTGCTCCAAAAGAAGGAGTGGTGCTTCTGAAGCCAACCTGATTG TTGCAAAATCATGGGCAGATGTCGTAAAACTCggcacaaaacaaacacagacaaaagTTGTAAAACATGTTCCTCAAAAGCAGACGAGCAAAAGACCAAGAAGACCCAATACTCCAAAG AAACCTACAAGCAACCTTCACAATCAATTTAGCACAGGCCATGCAAACTCTCCCTGTACCATTGTAATAGGGAGAGCTCAGATTGAAAAAGTAAGCGTGCCTGCTCGGCCCTACAAAATGCTGAACAACTTGATGTTAAACCGAAAAATGGACTTCAGTGAAGATCTGTCAG GACTAACTGAAATGTTCAAGACTCCAGTGAAGGAGAAGCAGCAACAGATGAATGACGTGGGCTCCATTCTTTCCAATTCAGAGAATTTACCTGAAAAACAGTTTCAAGTAACTAATTCAGGAGACAAACCTCTTCCTATCACCTCAGAGATTTTAG GAGAAAATGTGCTATCCAGTACTCAGAATGCAGCAAAGGAGCCATCTGATAAATATTCTGCAAGTCCCATCTTAAGACGGAGGAGCATCAAAAGTGAAAACACAGTGCAAACTCCTAGGAATATCCCTAACATTACTCACCTTGAAAAGAAGACTCCAGGCTCTGTGACAGAGCCTCTGAAGACAGTATCCAGTGCGAGCAAATTAAGAAGGTCTAGAGAGCTCAGACATACACTTGTAGAAAGTATGCATGAAAACACAGAAGCAGACTTTGCCGAGGGCATCAAAGGCAGACACTTAAGGAAGACATCACTGCAAGGACAAGAAGTGGACCGACAGGTTCAGGACAGTAAAAACTCTTCACAAAGACTCAAGGAAAATGTTGAATTAAAAGAAGATCCAGAAAAAACATCAGCTATGAAATCAAGTGCCAGGGAGCAGAAGCCAACAAAAGACATAATAGGAAGTCAGATGATCACCCAAACAGCAGCCTGTGCTGAGGAACTActtaatcaagaaaaagaaaccacaggAGAACCAGAGGAATCCATGCACATGCAAAACACACCAATATATGATGACCAAAGAGCTAAAAAGCAGAAAGTGGAGCTAGTATGTGCAGCCAAAGTGAAGCGGTGGTCAAGGACTCCTGATAAAAAGACCCAACCTCTAGAAGGCCCAGCTAGTCTCAAGGAGCCCTTCGAAACACCAAACTACAGAGACAAACCCATAGGCGATGATAAAACCAAAGTCCTTTGCAAATCCCCACAACCTACAACAGAGAAGACCAAAACAAGCACAAAAACACGGCCCAGCACATCTGGGAAGAAAGTAGACATGAAAGAAGAACAGTCTACACTAAAGACGTTTGTACACATGTCAGGAGGTACCAGGCATACTTCCAAATTTCCAGAACTTGAGCATGGGACCATCAAAGCTTTAAAGGAACCTGAAAATCAAATGCTGGGTGTAACTGTATCTAGTACCAAGAGGCCAGTAGGAAAAGCTAAGGAAAAGGCTCAGAGCCTGGAAGACCTGGCTGGTTTCCAGGAACTCTTTCTATCACCAGTCCCTGGTGACAAAATCACAAAAATGCCCAACAAATCGCCATTTCCAGAACTGGTCAGAAATCTAGCAAGCAAAAGGAGACTGTCCAAGACAGGTCTTGATAAGGTGGATATGAGAGAAGAGCCTTCCACACTTGGGAAACGCACAAAGTCTCCAGGCAGAGCCACACGCACCCCCACAGCACCAGTGCTGGAAGAGAGCGACTCCACAGCCTTTATGGAAACTCCAAAGCAGAAACTGGATTTCACAGAGAATTCAGGGAGTAAGAGAAGGTCACGGACACCCAAGATCAGGACTCAACCCCTAGAAGACCTGGATGGCTTCCAAGAACTCTTCCAAACTCCAGTGGGTGCCAGTGACCCGATGACTGTTGGGGAAACTACACAGGTATCTTTGGAGTCTCTACCTTCAGAACCGGTCAGAACCCCAGCAAGCAAAAGGAGACTGTCCAAGACAG GTCTTGATAAGGTGGATGTGAGAGAAGAACCTTCCACACTTGGGAAACGAACAAAGTCTCCAGGCAGAGCCGCACGCACGCCCATAGCACCAGTGCTGGAAGAGAGCGACTCCACAGCTCTTATGGAAACTCCAAAGCAGAAACTGGATTTCACAGAGAATTCAGGGAGTAAGAGAAGGTCACGGACACCCAAGATCAGGACTCAACCCCTAGAAGATCTGGATGGCTTCCAAGAACTCTTCCAAACTCCAGTGGGTGCCAGTGACCCGGTGACTGTTGGGGAAACTACACAGGTATCTTTGGAGTCTCTACCTTCAGAACCGGTCAGAACCCCAGCAAGCAAAAGGAGACTGTCCAAGACAGGTCTTGATAAGGTGGATATGAGAGAAGAACCTTCCACACTTGGGAAACGAACAAAGTCTCCAGGCAGAGCCGCACGCACGCCCATAGCACCAGTGCTGGAAGAGAGCGACACCACAGCCTTTATGGAAACTCCAAAGCAGAAACTGGATTTCACAGAGAATTCAGGGAGTAAGAGAAGGTCACGGACATCCAAGATCAGGACTCAACCCCTAGAAGATCTGGATGGCTTCCAAGAAGTCTTCCAAACTCCAGTTGGTTCCAGTGACCCGGTGACTGTTGGGGAAACTACACAGGTATCTTTGGAGTCTCTACCTTCAGAACCGGTCAGAACCCCAGCAAGCAAAAGGAGACTGTCCAAGACAGGTCTTGATAAGGTGGATGTGAGAGAAGAACCTTCCACACTTGGGAAACGCACAAAGTCTCCAGGCAGAGCTGCACGCACCCCCACAGCACCAGTGCAGCAGGAAAAAGGGATAAAAGCAATGATGGAAACTTCAAATCAGAAACTGGAGCCTGTAGGACATTTAACTGGGCCTAAGAAACAGCTTAGAACACCTAAGGAAGAGGGCCAGTCTCTAGATGACCTAACTGATTGCCAGGAGCTCTTCCAAACACCAGACCATGGCAATGGCCTGTTGGTTGTtgggaaaaccaaaaaaatgtcCTTTAATTCTCCACAACCAGAAGCTATCATAACCTTAAAAAGCATAAAGAGACAGTCCAGGGCAAGTATTGGTAAAATGGAAGTGAAAGAAGAACTTTCAAAGTCAGAGAAACACCCGCAAATAGAAAAAGCCATAGACACACTCCAGGTACCCAATGATAACACTATCATTAGAACATCGAAGCAATCTACAAAGCGGAAACTGGATCCAGCAGCTAGTGTGCCTAGCAGCAAGAGGCTGAGACGTGCATCTAAGGATAAGACACCATGCCTGGAAGACCTCAGTGGCTTCCAACAGCTCTTCCAAACACCAGGCCATACTAAAGACTCACTCCCTGTTGGTGAAACCTTAAAAATGCCCAGCAAATCTCCACATTCAGGACCAGTTCGAAGCCAGACTAGTAGGAAGAGTGTGGCCAAGATAAGTCTCAGGAAAATGGATGTGACAGAACttgcagcactctggaagcagtcACCAGGCAAAGCCCCCACAGCACCAGTGCAGCAGGATCCTGGGATACAAGCAATTATGAAGAAGACTCCAAAAGATAGACCAGAGACTGCAGCAGATGTAACTGGGCTTACAGGACAGCGAAGAGCACCTAAGGAAAAAGCCCTACCCCTGGAAGGCCTTAGTGGCTTCCAAGAACTCTTCCAAACGCCAGGCCACAGCACTGATCCATTGATTGATAACAAAAGAACAAGTGTACCCTTGAAATCTCCACAACCAGGACTTGTTAGAACCCCACAAACCTCAAAGAGACTAGCCAAGATAAGTCTTGGGAAAGTGGGTGTGAGAGAAGAGATCTCTTCACTGAATGTGCCGGGGCGAGCTACGGGGGAGATTGTACACGTACCCAGACTTGCAGAAGATGATGGCAGAGGGAACAAGGATCTGAAGGAATCCAGAACTCAGACACTGGGCCCATCCGTAAGTGTAACTGGCAGCAAAAAGCAGCGAGAGGCACGGAAGGAAAGGTCTCAGTTCCCAGAAGACTTAGTTGGTCTCCAGGAGCTCTTCCAAACACCAGCTAGTCACAAAGACTCAATGACTGTTCGTGAAACTATAAAAATGTCTTTGGAGTCTTCAAAACCAGAACATATCAGAACCCCAGCGAGTACAAAGAGACTGTCCAAGACAGGTCTTGATAAGGTGGATGTGAGAGAAGAACCTTCCACACTTGGGAAACGAACAAAGTCTCCAGGCAGAGCCGCACGCACCCCCACAGCACCAGTGCTGGAAGAGAGCGACTCCACAGCCCTTATGGAAACTCCAAAGCAGAAACTGGATTTCACAGAGAATTCAGGGAGTAAGAGGAGGTCACGGACACCCAAGATCAGGACTCAACCCCTAGAAGATCTCGATGGCTTCCAAGAACTCTTCCAAACTCCAGTGGGTACCAGTGACCCTGTGACTGTTGGGGAAACTACACAGGTATCTTTGGAATGTCCACAACCAGAACCGGTCAGAACCCCAGCAAGCAAAAGGAGACTGTCCAAGACAGGTCTTGATAAGGTGGATGTGAGAGATGAGCCTTCCACACTTGGGAAACGCACAAAGTCTCCAGGCAGAGCCGCACGCACCCCCACAGCACCAGTGCTGGAAGAGAGCGACACCACAGCCCTTATGGAAACTCCAAAGCAGAAACTGGATTTCACAGAGAATTCAGGGAGTAAGAGAAGGTCACGGACACCCAAGATCAGGACTCAACCCCTAGAAGATCTGGATGGCTTCCAAGAACTCTTCCAAACTCCAGTGGGTGCCAGTGACCCAGTGACTGTTGGGGAAACTACACAGGTATCTTTGGAGTCTCTACATTCAGAACCGGTCAGAACCCCAGCAAGCACAAAGAGACTGTCCAAGACAGCTCTTGCTAAGATGAATGTGAGAGAAAAGCTTTCTCCACTGAACAAGCCAAGGTGTTCATCACAGAAAGTCATACATGAACCCAGACTTTCAGAACATGATGGCAGAGGAGCCATAGATTTGAAGGAATCTGTGACTCAGACATCGGACCCAGCAGTCAGTGTAACTCGCACCAAGAGGCAGCGAGGGGCATGTAAGAAAAGGTCCCAATCCCCAGAAGACTTATTTGGTCTCCAGGAGCTCTTCCAAACACCAGGACATGATAAGGATTCAGTGGCAGGTGATAAGCTCacaaaaatgccccacaggtcaCCATCACCAGAGCCAGTAGACACTTCAGTCACCTCACAGAGACAGCCCAGAACTAGACTGATGAAAGTTCATGTGAAAAGTGAACAGTCAGGAGACAGAAGGCTTCCACAAATGTCAGGGGAAATCATGGACATATCTGGAGTAGCAGAAGGTGAAGATAAAGGCATTAGAACAAGGAAGCAATCTGTAAAGCGGAAATTGGACACAGCAGTGAGTGTGCCCAGCAGCAAGAGGCAACGAGTTGCCCAAGCAGAAAGGGCACAGACCCTAGAGGATCTGCCTAGCTTCCAAGAGCTCTACCAGCCTCCAAGCTCAGCAGTGGACTCAGTGACTGTTGACAAAGCCACAAAGATGCCCAGCAAATCGCCAGAGCCCATGGACCCAACTTCAAAGACACAGCCAGGAAGAAGACTCAGGAGAGTGGGTGTGACCAAAGAGCCTGTAGCACAAAGAAAGACTGCAAGAGTGTTACGGGaaaccagaaacacacacaaagagccTGTGGGTGACAGAACAGGTGACAAAGAGTTTAAGGAATCTTCATTGCAGAAACAAGACCCAGCTGGAAGCTTAACTGGCAAGAGAAGCCAACCAAGGACACGTAAGGAGAAGACCCAACCCTTAGAGGAGCTGCCCAGCATCCAAGAGGAAACAGCTACAAGAATGTCTTGTGAATCTCCACaaccagaagaaaaggaaacctcaGTAGCCTCAAAGAGGCAGCTCAGAATACGACTGTGCAAAGTAAGTGTGAAAGAAGAGCCCATAGCACAGAGAAAGCCACCAGGCAGGGAAACCAGGAGCACACTCAAAGAGCCCATGAGTGATAGTGGAAATGTTGAAGAGCCTAAGGAGTCTACAAAGCGGAAGACTGACCCAGCAGCAAGCGTGCCTGTCAGCAAGAGGCCACGGAGGGTACCCAGGGAAAAGGCACAACCCCTAGAACTGGCTGGTCCCAAAACACCAGTCCAAATCCCAGGTCCCACTGAGGAATCAGCAAGTGATAAAAGACTCCCACAGATGCCCTCTACTGCTCTACAACCAGAGCAAGTAGACAGCCTCCAGACCTCACCAAGACGTCCCAGGACAAGACGCGGGAAAGTAGAGGTGGATGAAGAGCCTTCAGGAGTGAGGAAGACAGTGCCAACATCAAGGCAAACTACACTATCCTGCAAGGTCCGTGAAATTGATGACAAAGACACCCAAGCTTCAAAGGAGCCTGTAAAGCAGAAATTAGAAACAGTTGCCAATGTAACTGGCAGCAGGAGGCAGCTAAGGGCACCTAAGGGTGGGGTCCAACCTCTTGAAGTCTTGGGTGACTCCAAAGAAATAACTCAAATATCAGAGCACACTGAGGAAGTAAGACCTGACACCAGTAAGAGCACTCTACAGCAAATGCCAGTCTCCATAAAACCTCTGAGAACATGCAGGAGAGTGCTAAGGGCCTCTAAAGAGGACACTGTGGAAACCATGAAAATGTCGGTGGATACTAGAGACCCTGAAGAATCACAAAGCAAAAGCAACACTTCCCTGCCCCCCAAGAGAAAGTCTGCAAGAGATGGAAGCGTTTCAAGAACCAGGGGGTTGCGCTCTGTGACTCCAAAGCAGGAAGCAGCAGATGAGAAACCTGTACCTAAGACACAGAGGACTGCTCCCAGCAAGAGGCAAGTGTCACCTGAGCCCGTGAAGATGAAACACCTGAGAATCATGTCAAGCAAACTTGAACCAGTAGAAGAGGAGATTAGCAACatcatgaaaacagaagaaaaggaaaccccTCCAGATCAG AAAATGCCTCTGCCCTCCAGAAACCGAAAGAAAACCAATGGAAAACAGCCAAGACTTGAGGTTAGTGCATCTGCAGAGATGGTTGGAAtcaagaaaaatgagaagatCATGGAGACCTCCCAGGAGACAGAGCTGCAGAGCACAGATGATGGAGCCAAGAAGTCTACTGCTAGGAACAAAGTCAGTGGGAAAAGAACGTGCTTGAGGTCTAGAGGTCAGAGGGAGCTTCCCCAGCCTCATGCAGCAGAGGAGAAACCAagtgagaaggaggcagagatcttGATAAAGactcagaaaaggaaaggagtCTCTGGAGATTCAGATGTCAGATGTTTGAGATCCAGAAAAACTGGAGCCACTTTGGACACTGAACCTAAGCCAAGAGTAACTCGGGGCACCAAGAAAGATACGGAAGTTCCAAAGAAG GATGAAGACATTGTGAACACCAGAAAATTAAGGACAAGAAGTCACCAGAATAGTAAAAATATGTAG